A portion of the Rhinopithecus roxellana isolate Shanxi Qingling chromosome 19, ASM756505v1, whole genome shotgun sequence genome contains these proteins:
- the OSBPL7 gene encoding oxysterol-binding protein-related protein 7 isoform X1: MDFQERDPPFLPESAQSSKPSSAQQASELWEVVEEPRGRLGTEGVMPERQEGHLLKKRKWPLKGWHKRYFVLEDGILHYATTRQDITKGKLHGSIDVRLSVMSINKKAQRIDLDTEDNIYHLKIKSQDLFQSWVAQLRAHRLAHRLDMSRGTLPSTAHRKVPGAQLPTAATASALPGLGPREKVSSWLRDSDGLDRCSHELSECQGKLQELHRLLQSLESLHRIPSAPVIPTHQASVTTERPKKGKRTSRMWCTQSFAKDDTIGRVGRLHGSVPNLSRYLESRDSSGTRGLPPTDYAHLQRSFWALAQKVHSSLSSVLAALTTERDRLRDTHQVSELSRMGVSEASTGPRRLHSLSTSSDTTADSFSSLNPEEQEALYMKGRELTPQLSQTSILSLADSHTEFFDACEVLLSASSSENEGSEEEESCTSEITTSLSEEVLDLRGAERCQKGGCVPGRPMGPPRRRCLPAASGPGADVSLWNILRNNIGKDLSKVSMPVQLNEPLNTLQRLCEELEYSSLLDQASRITDPCERMVYIAAFAVSAYSSTYHRAGCKPFNPVLGETYECERPDRGFRFISEQVSHHPPISACHAESENFAFWQDMKWKNKFWGKSLEIVPVGTVNVSLPRFGDHFEWNKVTSCIHNVLSGQRWIEHYGEVLIRNTQDSSCHCKITFCKAKYWSSNVHEVQGAVLSRSGRVLHRLFGKWHEGLYRGPTPGGQCIWKPNSMPPDHERNFGFTQFALELNELTAELKRSLPSTDTRLRPDQRYLEEGNIQAAEAQKRRIEQLQRDRRKVMEENNIIHQARFFRRQTDSSGKEWWVTNNTYWRLRAEPGYGNMDGAVLW; encoded by the exons ATGGACTTCCAAGAGAGGGACCCACCCTTCCTGCCTGAGAGCGCTCAGTCCTCAAAGCCCAGCAGTGCTCAGCAG GCCTCTGAGCTGTGGGAGGTGGTGGAGGAGCCTCGGGGCAGGCTGGGGACGGAGGGTGTCATGCCTGAGAGACAGGAAGGTCACCTGCTCAAGAAGAGGAAGTGGCCTCTGAAGGGCTGGCACAAG AGATACTTTGTGCTCGAGGATGGAATCCTTCATTATGCAACTACCCGGCAAGAC ATCACCAAGGGGAAGCTCCATGGCTCCATCGATGTCCGGCTGTCGGTCATGTCCATCAACAAAAAGGCCCAGCGCATTGACCTTGACACTGAAGACAACATCTACCACCTCAAG ATCAAATCCCAGGACCTATTCCAGAGCTGGGTGGCACAGCTGCGTGCCCACCGCCTAGCCCACCGCCTGGACATGTCCCGTGGCACACTGCCCAGTACCGCTCACCGGAAG GTTCCTGGTGCTCAGCTTCCAACAGCAGCTACTGCCTCAGCCCTACCTGGGCTTGGACCGCGGGAGAAGGTGTCTTCCTGGCTGAGGGACAGTGATGGGCTAGACCGTTGCTCTCATG AGCTCTCTGAGTGTCAGGGGAAGCTCCAGGAACTACACAGGCTCCTCCAGAGCCTGGAGTCCCTGCACCGAATCCCCTCAGCCCCTGTTATCCCTACACACCAG GCCTCAGTGACAACCGAAAGACCCAAGAAGGGGAAACGGACCAGCCGCATGTGGTGTACCCAGAGCTTTGCCAAGGATGACACCATTGGACGG GTTGGTCGTCTCCATGGCTCTGTTCCCAACCTGTCTCGCTACCTGGAGTCTCGGGACTCCTCGGGCACCCGTGGGCTGCCACCCACAGACTATGCCCACCTGCAGCGCAGCTTCTGGGCCCTGGCCCAGAAGG TGCACAGCTCCCTCAGCAGCGTCCTGGCTGCCCTCACCACGGAACGGGACCGACTGAGGGATACGCACCAGGTCTCAGAGTTGTCAAGGATGGGG GTCTCCGAGGCCTCCACTGGCCCGAGGCGCCTCCACTCACTGTCCACCTCCTCCGACACCACGGCGGACTCTTTCAGCTCCCTCAACCCTGAGGAG CAAGAAGCTCTGTACATGAAGGGGCGCGAGCTCACCCCCCAACTGTCGCAGACCAGCATCCTGTCCCTTGCTGATTCCCACACAGAGTTCTTCGATGCCTGTGAGGTTCTCCTGTCTGCCAGCTCTTCTGAGAAtgag GGCTCAGAGGAGGAGGAGTCGTGTACCAGTGAAATCACCACCAGCCTGTCTGAGGAGGTGCTGGACCTCAGGGGAGCTGAGCGCTGTCAGAAAG GGGGGTGTGTTCCAGGGAGACCCATGGGGCCACCCCGCCGTCGCTGCCTGCCGGCGGCCAGCGGACCTGGGGCTGACGTGAGCCTGTGGAACATTCTGCGCAACAACATCGGCAAAGACCTGTCCAAGGTGTCAATGCCTGTGCAGCTCAACGAGCCACTCAACACTCTGCAGCGGCTCTGCGAGGAGCTGGAGTACAGCAGCCTCCTGGACCAGGCCAGCCGCATCACCGACCCCTGCGAGCGCATG GTGTATATCGCAGCCTTTGCTGTCTCGGCCTACTCCTCTACATACCACCGAGCTGGCTGCAAGCCCTTCAACCCCGTCCTGGGGGAGACCTATGAGTGTGAGCGGCCTGACCGAGGCTTCCGCTTCATCAGTGAGCAG GTCTCCCACCACCCCCCTATCTCGGCCTGCCATGCGGAGTCTGAGAACTTCGCCTTCTGGCAAG ATATGAAGTGGAAGAACAAGTTTTGGGGCAAATCCCTGGAGATTGTGCCTGTGGGAACAGTCAATGTCAGCCTGCCCAG GTTTGGGGACCACTTTGAGTGGAACAAGGTGACGTCTTGCATTCACAATGTCCTGAGCGGTCAGCGCTGGATTGAGCACTATGGGGAGGTGCTCATCCGGAACACACAGGACAGCTCCTGCCACTGCAAGATCACCTTCTGCAAG GCCAAGTACTGGAGTTCCAATGTCCACGAGGTGCAGGGCGCCGTGCTCAGTCGGAGTGGCCGTGTCCTCCATCGACTCTTTGGGAAGTGGCACGAGGGGCTGTACCGGGGACCCACACCAGGCGGCCAGTGCATCTGGAAACCCA ACTCAATGCCCCCCGACCATGAGCGCAACTTCGGCTTCACCCAGTTTGCCCTGGAGCTGAATGAGCTGACGGCAGAGCTGAAACGGTCACTGCCTTCCACCGACACGAGGCTCCGGCCAGACCAGAG GTACCTGGAGGAGGGGAACATACAGGCTGCTGAGGCCCAGAAGAGAAGGATCGAGCAGCTGCAGCGAGACAGGCGCAAAGTTATGGAGGAAAACAACATCATACACCAGGCTCGCTTCTTCAG GCGGCAGACAGATAGCAGCGGGAAGGAGTGGTGGGTGACCAACAATACCTACTGGAGGCTGCGGGCCGAGCCAGGCTACGGGAACATGGATGGGGCCGTGCTCTGGTAG
- the OSBPL7 gene encoding oxysterol-binding protein-related protein 7 isoform X3, with protein MDFQERDPPFLPESAQSSKPSSAQQASELWEVVEEPRGRLGTEGVMPERQEGHLLKKRKWPLKGWHKRYFVLEDGILHYATTRQDITKGKLHGSIDVRLSVMSINKKAQRIDLDTEDNIYHLKIKSQDLFQSWVAQLRAHRLAHRLDMSRGTLPSTAHRKVPGAQLPTAATASALPGLGPREKVSSWLRDSDGLDRCSHELSECQGKLQELHRLLQSLESLHRIPSAPVIPTHQASVTTERPKKGKRTSRMWCTQSFAKDDTIGRVGRLHGSVPNLSRYLESRDSSGTRGLPPTDYAHLQRSFWALAQKVHSSLSSVLAALTTERDRLRDTHQVSELSRMGVSEASTGPRRLHSLSTSSDTTADSFSSLNPEEQEALYMKGRELTPQLSQTSILSLADSHTEFFDACEVLLSASSSENEGSEEEESCTSEITTSLSEEVLDLRGAERCQKGGCVPGRPMGPPRRRCLPAASGPGADVSLWNILRNNIGKDLSKVSMPVQLNEPLNTLQRLCEELEYSSLLDQASRITDPCERMVYIAAFAVSAYSSTYHRAGCKPFNPVLGETYECERPDRGFRFISEQVSHHPPISACHAESENFAFWQDMKWKNKFWGKSLEIVPVGTVNVSLPRFGDHFEWNKVTSCIHNVLSGQRWIEHYGEVLIRNTQDSSCHCKITFCKAKYWSSNVHEVQGAVLSRSGRVLHRLFGKWHEGLYRGPTPGGQCIWKPNSMPPDHERNFGFTQFALELNELTAELKRSLPSTDTRLRPDQRYLEEGNIQAAEAQKRRIEQLQRDRRKVMEENNIIHQARFFSFQLLRP; from the exons ATGGACTTCCAAGAGAGGGACCCACCCTTCCTGCCTGAGAGCGCTCAGTCCTCAAAGCCCAGCAGTGCTCAGCAG GCCTCTGAGCTGTGGGAGGTGGTGGAGGAGCCTCGGGGCAGGCTGGGGACGGAGGGTGTCATGCCTGAGAGACAGGAAGGTCACCTGCTCAAGAAGAGGAAGTGGCCTCTGAAGGGCTGGCACAAG AGATACTTTGTGCTCGAGGATGGAATCCTTCATTATGCAACTACCCGGCAAGAC ATCACCAAGGGGAAGCTCCATGGCTCCATCGATGTCCGGCTGTCGGTCATGTCCATCAACAAAAAGGCCCAGCGCATTGACCTTGACACTGAAGACAACATCTACCACCTCAAG ATCAAATCCCAGGACCTATTCCAGAGCTGGGTGGCACAGCTGCGTGCCCACCGCCTAGCCCACCGCCTGGACATGTCCCGTGGCACACTGCCCAGTACCGCTCACCGGAAG GTTCCTGGTGCTCAGCTTCCAACAGCAGCTACTGCCTCAGCCCTACCTGGGCTTGGACCGCGGGAGAAGGTGTCTTCCTGGCTGAGGGACAGTGATGGGCTAGACCGTTGCTCTCATG AGCTCTCTGAGTGTCAGGGGAAGCTCCAGGAACTACACAGGCTCCTCCAGAGCCTGGAGTCCCTGCACCGAATCCCCTCAGCCCCTGTTATCCCTACACACCAG GCCTCAGTGACAACCGAAAGACCCAAGAAGGGGAAACGGACCAGCCGCATGTGGTGTACCCAGAGCTTTGCCAAGGATGACACCATTGGACGG GTTGGTCGTCTCCATGGCTCTGTTCCCAACCTGTCTCGCTACCTGGAGTCTCGGGACTCCTCGGGCACCCGTGGGCTGCCACCCACAGACTATGCCCACCTGCAGCGCAGCTTCTGGGCCCTGGCCCAGAAGG TGCACAGCTCCCTCAGCAGCGTCCTGGCTGCCCTCACCACGGAACGGGACCGACTGAGGGATACGCACCAGGTCTCAGAGTTGTCAAGGATGGGG GTCTCCGAGGCCTCCACTGGCCCGAGGCGCCTCCACTCACTGTCCACCTCCTCCGACACCACGGCGGACTCTTTCAGCTCCCTCAACCCTGAGGAG CAAGAAGCTCTGTACATGAAGGGGCGCGAGCTCACCCCCCAACTGTCGCAGACCAGCATCCTGTCCCTTGCTGATTCCCACACAGAGTTCTTCGATGCCTGTGAGGTTCTCCTGTCTGCCAGCTCTTCTGAGAAtgag GGCTCAGAGGAGGAGGAGTCGTGTACCAGTGAAATCACCACCAGCCTGTCTGAGGAGGTGCTGGACCTCAGGGGAGCTGAGCGCTGTCAGAAAG GGGGGTGTGTTCCAGGGAGACCCATGGGGCCACCCCGCCGTCGCTGCCTGCCGGCGGCCAGCGGACCTGGGGCTGACGTGAGCCTGTGGAACATTCTGCGCAACAACATCGGCAAAGACCTGTCCAAGGTGTCAATGCCTGTGCAGCTCAACGAGCCACTCAACACTCTGCAGCGGCTCTGCGAGGAGCTGGAGTACAGCAGCCTCCTGGACCAGGCCAGCCGCATCACCGACCCCTGCGAGCGCATG GTGTATATCGCAGCCTTTGCTGTCTCGGCCTACTCCTCTACATACCACCGAGCTGGCTGCAAGCCCTTCAACCCCGTCCTGGGGGAGACCTATGAGTGTGAGCGGCCTGACCGAGGCTTCCGCTTCATCAGTGAGCAG GTCTCCCACCACCCCCCTATCTCGGCCTGCCATGCGGAGTCTGAGAACTTCGCCTTCTGGCAAG ATATGAAGTGGAAGAACAAGTTTTGGGGCAAATCCCTGGAGATTGTGCCTGTGGGAACAGTCAATGTCAGCCTGCCCAG GTTTGGGGACCACTTTGAGTGGAACAAGGTGACGTCTTGCATTCACAATGTCCTGAGCGGTCAGCGCTGGATTGAGCACTATGGGGAGGTGCTCATCCGGAACACACAGGACAGCTCCTGCCACTGCAAGATCACCTTCTGCAAG GCCAAGTACTGGAGTTCCAATGTCCACGAGGTGCAGGGCGCCGTGCTCAGTCGGAGTGGCCGTGTCCTCCATCGACTCTTTGGGAAGTGGCACGAGGGGCTGTACCGGGGACCCACACCAGGCGGCCAGTGCATCTGGAAACCCA ACTCAATGCCCCCCGACCATGAGCGCAACTTCGGCTTCACCCAGTTTGCCCTGGAGCTGAATGAGCTGACGGCAGAGCTGAAACGGTCACTGCCTTCCACCGACACGAGGCTCCGGCCAGACCAGAG GTACCTGGAGGAGGGGAACATACAGGCTGCTGAGGCCCAGAAGAGAAGGATCGAGCAGCTGCAGCGAGACAGGCGCAAAGTTATGGAGGAAAACAACATCATACACCAGGCTCGCTTCTTCAG CTTCCAGCTCCTTCGTCCCTGA
- the OSBPL7 gene encoding oxysterol-binding protein-related protein 7 isoform X2, with amino-acid sequence MDFQERDPPFLPESAQSSKPSSAQQASELWEVVEEPRGRLGTEGVMPERQEGHLLKKRKWPLKGWHKRYFVLEDGILHYATTRQDITKGKLHGSIDVRLSVMSINKKAQRIDLDTEDNIYHLKIKSQDLFQSWVAQLRAHRLAHRLDMSRGTLPSTAHRKVPGAQLPTAATASALPGLGPREKVSSWLRDSDGLDRCSHELSECQGKLQELHRLLQSLESLHRIPSAPVIPTHQASVTTERPKKGKRTSRMWCTQSFAKDDTIGRVGRLHGSVPNLSRYLESRDSSGTRGLPPTDYAHLQRSFWALAQKVHSSLSSVLAALTTERDRLRDTHQVSEASTGPRRLHSLSTSSDTTADSFSSLNPEEQEALYMKGRELTPQLSQTSILSLADSHTEFFDACEVLLSASSSENEGSEEEESCTSEITTSLSEEVLDLRGAERCQKGGCVPGRPMGPPRRRCLPAASGPGADVSLWNILRNNIGKDLSKVSMPVQLNEPLNTLQRLCEELEYSSLLDQASRITDPCERMVYIAAFAVSAYSSTYHRAGCKPFNPVLGETYECERPDRGFRFISEQVSHHPPISACHAESENFAFWQDMKWKNKFWGKSLEIVPVGTVNVSLPRFGDHFEWNKVTSCIHNVLSGQRWIEHYGEVLIRNTQDSSCHCKITFCKAKYWSSNVHEVQGAVLSRSGRVLHRLFGKWHEGLYRGPTPGGQCIWKPNSMPPDHERNFGFTQFALELNELTAELKRSLPSTDTRLRPDQRYLEEGNIQAAEAQKRRIEQLQRDRRKVMEENNIIHQARFFRRQTDSSGKEWWVTNNTYWRLRAEPGYGNMDGAVLW; translated from the exons ATGGACTTCCAAGAGAGGGACCCACCCTTCCTGCCTGAGAGCGCTCAGTCCTCAAAGCCCAGCAGTGCTCAGCAG GCCTCTGAGCTGTGGGAGGTGGTGGAGGAGCCTCGGGGCAGGCTGGGGACGGAGGGTGTCATGCCTGAGAGACAGGAAGGTCACCTGCTCAAGAAGAGGAAGTGGCCTCTGAAGGGCTGGCACAAG AGATACTTTGTGCTCGAGGATGGAATCCTTCATTATGCAACTACCCGGCAAGAC ATCACCAAGGGGAAGCTCCATGGCTCCATCGATGTCCGGCTGTCGGTCATGTCCATCAACAAAAAGGCCCAGCGCATTGACCTTGACACTGAAGACAACATCTACCACCTCAAG ATCAAATCCCAGGACCTATTCCAGAGCTGGGTGGCACAGCTGCGTGCCCACCGCCTAGCCCACCGCCTGGACATGTCCCGTGGCACACTGCCCAGTACCGCTCACCGGAAG GTTCCTGGTGCTCAGCTTCCAACAGCAGCTACTGCCTCAGCCCTACCTGGGCTTGGACCGCGGGAGAAGGTGTCTTCCTGGCTGAGGGACAGTGATGGGCTAGACCGTTGCTCTCATG AGCTCTCTGAGTGTCAGGGGAAGCTCCAGGAACTACACAGGCTCCTCCAGAGCCTGGAGTCCCTGCACCGAATCCCCTCAGCCCCTGTTATCCCTACACACCAG GCCTCAGTGACAACCGAAAGACCCAAGAAGGGGAAACGGACCAGCCGCATGTGGTGTACCCAGAGCTTTGCCAAGGATGACACCATTGGACGG GTTGGTCGTCTCCATGGCTCTGTTCCCAACCTGTCTCGCTACCTGGAGTCTCGGGACTCCTCGGGCACCCGTGGGCTGCCACCCACAGACTATGCCCACCTGCAGCGCAGCTTCTGGGCCCTGGCCCAGAAGG TGCACAGCTCCCTCAGCAGCGTCCTGGCTGCCCTCACCACGGAACGGGACCGACTGAGGGATACGCACCAG GTCTCCGAGGCCTCCACTGGCCCGAGGCGCCTCCACTCACTGTCCACCTCCTCCGACACCACGGCGGACTCTTTCAGCTCCCTCAACCCTGAGGAG CAAGAAGCTCTGTACATGAAGGGGCGCGAGCTCACCCCCCAACTGTCGCAGACCAGCATCCTGTCCCTTGCTGATTCCCACACAGAGTTCTTCGATGCCTGTGAGGTTCTCCTGTCTGCCAGCTCTTCTGAGAAtgag GGCTCAGAGGAGGAGGAGTCGTGTACCAGTGAAATCACCACCAGCCTGTCTGAGGAGGTGCTGGACCTCAGGGGAGCTGAGCGCTGTCAGAAAG GGGGGTGTGTTCCAGGGAGACCCATGGGGCCACCCCGCCGTCGCTGCCTGCCGGCGGCCAGCGGACCTGGGGCTGACGTGAGCCTGTGGAACATTCTGCGCAACAACATCGGCAAAGACCTGTCCAAGGTGTCAATGCCTGTGCAGCTCAACGAGCCACTCAACACTCTGCAGCGGCTCTGCGAGGAGCTGGAGTACAGCAGCCTCCTGGACCAGGCCAGCCGCATCACCGACCCCTGCGAGCGCATG GTGTATATCGCAGCCTTTGCTGTCTCGGCCTACTCCTCTACATACCACCGAGCTGGCTGCAAGCCCTTCAACCCCGTCCTGGGGGAGACCTATGAGTGTGAGCGGCCTGACCGAGGCTTCCGCTTCATCAGTGAGCAG GTCTCCCACCACCCCCCTATCTCGGCCTGCCATGCGGAGTCTGAGAACTTCGCCTTCTGGCAAG ATATGAAGTGGAAGAACAAGTTTTGGGGCAAATCCCTGGAGATTGTGCCTGTGGGAACAGTCAATGTCAGCCTGCCCAG GTTTGGGGACCACTTTGAGTGGAACAAGGTGACGTCTTGCATTCACAATGTCCTGAGCGGTCAGCGCTGGATTGAGCACTATGGGGAGGTGCTCATCCGGAACACACAGGACAGCTCCTGCCACTGCAAGATCACCTTCTGCAAG GCCAAGTACTGGAGTTCCAATGTCCACGAGGTGCAGGGCGCCGTGCTCAGTCGGAGTGGCCGTGTCCTCCATCGACTCTTTGGGAAGTGGCACGAGGGGCTGTACCGGGGACCCACACCAGGCGGCCAGTGCATCTGGAAACCCA ACTCAATGCCCCCCGACCATGAGCGCAACTTCGGCTTCACCCAGTTTGCCCTGGAGCTGAATGAGCTGACGGCAGAGCTGAAACGGTCACTGCCTTCCACCGACACGAGGCTCCGGCCAGACCAGAG GTACCTGGAGGAGGGGAACATACAGGCTGCTGAGGCCCAGAAGAGAAGGATCGAGCAGCTGCAGCGAGACAGGCGCAAAGTTATGGAGGAAAACAACATCATACACCAGGCTCGCTTCTTCAG GCGGCAGACAGATAGCAGCGGGAAGGAGTGGTGGGTGACCAACAATACCTACTGGAGGCTGCGGGCCGAGCCAGGCTACGGGAACATGGATGGGGCCGTGCTCTGGTAG